One segment of Thermococcus profundus DNA contains the following:
- a CDS encoding MFS transporter produces the protein MEGDKGFKWGVVLGLALLGFSRSVGWALNKGLSFPLLSSYTESPLVKGTILALEGLIGIIIPPLLGYYSDTLRSKHGRRRPFVMMGGVLAGIAALFIYTAYALGIPLAWFALSLAFFYFSMHLYTAQYRALMPDTVESGQRGQASGIITLFEWAGNLFLFGLAGLLIAKAVAETGEKEGIQALAQTPYLKIPFLVTALFLIGAALFVYFVVREPESPEVEENESLGSYLKSIVENRDFLKFYTAQTLWWMSFEFIGVFLYGILAFILYGSAGEENIKAVTSLGLYLMALFNVTVLIGALPGGIIYDKLGRRLSIILGGVIFAIPLLWGWFITTKAEITIALGIAGVGWGILMAASYPVIGDLLTRFEKEAFTGRYYGFFEATRSLPVLLAGIIGGAVVQLAGNNYRVLFPLGAVLVLLAMPMVWMMKNLEAKGVER, from the coding sequence ATGGAAGGAGATAAAGGATTCAAGTGGGGTGTTGTCCTCGGCCTCGCCCTGTTGGGCTTCAGCAGGAGCGTTGGATGGGCGCTGAACAAGGGGCTCTCTTTTCCCCTGCTTTCGAGCTACACGGAGTCCCCCCTTGTGAAGGGAACAATACTGGCCCTTGAGGGCCTTATTGGAATAATAATCCCGCCGCTCCTCGGCTATTACAGCGATACCCTCCGGTCGAAGCACGGCAGGAGGAGACCGTTTGTCATGATGGGCGGTGTGCTGGCCGGGATCGCCGCGCTCTTCATATACACAGCCTACGCATTGGGCATCCCCCTCGCCTGGTTCGCCCTGTCTCTGGCGTTCTTCTACTTCTCGATGCACCTCTACACTGCTCAGTACCGGGCGCTGATGCCGGATACCGTTGAGAGCGGTCAGAGGGGGCAGGCTAGTGGGATAATAACCCTATTCGAGTGGGCCGGGAACCTCTTCCTCTTTGGACTTGCGGGCCTTTTGATCGCGAAGGCCGTTGCCGAAACTGGGGAAAAGGAGGGCATACAGGCCCTTGCTCAAACTCCTTACCTCAAGATCCCGTTCCTCGTTACGGCGCTCTTCCTCATCGGTGCGGCGCTCTTTGTGTATTTCGTGGTCAGGGAGCCAGAAAGCCCGGAGGTTGAGGAGAACGAGAGTCTCGGAAGCTACCTAAAGAGCATAGTTGAGAACAGGGACTTTCTCAAGTTCTACACGGCCCAGACCCTCTGGTGGATGAGCTTCGAGTTCATAGGGGTATTCCTGTACGGAATTCTGGCCTTCATACTCTACGGTTCGGCGGGTGAAGAGAACATAAAGGCAGTTACCTCCCTGGGCCTATATTTAATGGCCCTATTCAACGTCACCGTGCTCATCGGGGCCCTTCCAGGGGGCATTATCTATGACAAGCTCGGGAGGAGGTTGAGCATAATCCTCGGCGGCGTCATCTTCGCGATCCCCCTGCTGTGGGGGTGGTTCATAACGACCAAGGCAGAGATAACGATAGCCCTCGGAATAGCTGGAGTAGGCTGGGGAATCCTCATGGCGGCGTCTTACCCAGTCATAGGCGACCTCCTGACCAGGTTCGAGAAGGAGGCCTTCACTGGGAGATACTACGGCTTCTTCGAGGCAACGCGCTCCCTGCCGGTTCTGCTGGCTGGGATCATCGGTGGAGCGGTGGTTCAGCTGGCCGGGAATAACTACCGCGTTCTCTTCCCGCTCGGCGCCGTACTGGTCCTCCTCGCGATGCCGATGGTGTGGATGATGAAGAACCTGGAGGCGAAGGGGGTGGAGAGATGA
- a CDS encoding alpha/beta hydrolase, which translates to MIGPFLSIIVFLVFVFIAFVAFVGYKMVRPPRLIEEWTPKDLGFDYEDVTFETEDGLKLSGWWIDNGSDKTIIPLHGYTASRWYSLYMRPTIEFLLREGYNVLAFDFRAHGKSEGKYTTVGDRELLDVRAAVEWLKKTHPEKAGKIGLTGFSMGAMVTIRSLAEIEEVCCGVADSPPMDLDRTGARGLKYFANLPEWLYLFVKPFTKLFSGGKEIHPIEYADRVKKPLLLIAGEKDPLVKVEEVREFYERNGKINPNVELWITDAPHVRTLKLHPEEWKAKVGEFLRKWVG; encoded by the coding sequence ATGATAGGCCCGTTTCTCTCCATCATCGTTTTCCTCGTGTTCGTTTTTATCGCGTTTGTAGCCTTCGTGGGCTACAAGATGGTCAGGCCTCCGAGGCTCATCGAGGAATGGACGCCGAAGGATCTGGGCTTTGACTACGAGGATGTAACATTCGAAACGGAGGACGGGCTCAAGCTCAGCGGCTGGTGGATCGACAACGGGAGTGATAAAACCATCATCCCGCTCCACGGCTACACGGCGAGCAGATGGTATTCGCTCTACATGAGGCCGACGATAGAGTTTCTCTTGAGGGAGGGCTACAACGTCCTGGCCTTTGACTTCCGAGCCCACGGAAAGAGTGAGGGGAAGTACACCACCGTTGGGGATAGGGAGTTGCTCGACGTCAGGGCCGCCGTGGAATGGCTGAAAAAGACTCACCCGGAGAAGGCGGGCAAAATCGGACTCACCGGCTTCTCAATGGGGGCTATGGTCACCATAAGGTCGCTCGCGGAGATCGAGGAGGTCTGCTGCGGCGTTGCCGACAGTCCGCCGATGGACCTGGACAGGACGGGAGCGAGGGGACTTAAATACTTCGCAAACCTTCCTGAGTGGCTTTACCTCTTCGTTAAGCCCTTCACAAAGCTCTTCAGCGGCGGAAAGGAAATCCATCCCATAGAGTATGCCGATAGGGTGAAAAAGCCCCTCCTCCTGATAGCAGGCGAAAAGGATCCCCTCGTTAAGGTCGAGGAGGTGAGGGAGTTCTACGAGAGAAACGGGAAGATCAACCCGAACGTTGAACTCTGGATCACTGACGCCCCCCACGTCAGAACCCTAAAGCTCCACCCCGAGGAGTGGAAGGCTAAAGTCGGAGAGTTCCTGAGAAAGTGGGTGGGCTGA
- a CDS encoding ABC transporter permease encodes MKARAVKGIVMKDLKEVGREKMTIFWIFVFPLMWITLFGGIWGGSSPPVVVKVGAVYFNEDAPLSARDVVGIMENVTVDGTRVFRVTRYPNESAGIEALKSGRVGVLLVFPEGFGENLSRGLRGTVLAYFDRSDPQKYQITSGVVKGFFSEFERKMAYKRLNITLGYMEKYMPGNAANFSIESIKPYLVGMIDPLSFREEAVRGKKASPMQFYVTSFIGIQFLFATMLTVSGLVFEEIEKGTLRRIAASPATAWDFLTGKMISTFIVITVSILIGVGYSKLVFGETVFPGPLGWAIIVLAAVFSMSLGLAIAMGTRSMKATNAVVNLISMPLLFLAGVVIPESILPNWAKPIAEYFPLGRALKDLRLLEIYHRPPQEIAPDVVWLAAGAFGMLIVAVLLYRWAIRRLQ; translated from the coding sequence ATGAAGGCGAGGGCAGTGAAGGGCATAGTAATGAAGGATCTGAAGGAAGTGGGCAGGGAAAAGATGACGATATTCTGGATATTCGTCTTTCCCCTCATGTGGATAACCCTCTTCGGAGGAATATGGGGCGGCTCCAGTCCCCCGGTTGTCGTCAAGGTCGGGGCGGTTTACTTCAACGAGGATGCCCCCCTCTCGGCCCGGGACGTCGTGGGGATAATGGAGAACGTCACCGTCGATGGGACGAGGGTCTTCAGGGTAACCCGGTACCCGAACGAGAGCGCGGGCATCGAGGCACTCAAGTCCGGCAGGGTCGGCGTACTGCTGGTGTTCCCAGAGGGCTTCGGCGAGAACTTGAGCCGGGGCCTTCGGGGAACCGTGTTAGCTTATTTCGACAGGAGCGACCCGCAGAAGTATCAGATAACGAGCGGGGTTGTCAAGGGCTTCTTCTCCGAGTTCGAAAGGAAAATGGCCTACAAGAGGCTCAACATAACTCTGGGCTACATGGAGAAATACATGCCCGGAAACGCCGCCAATTTTTCCATAGAGAGCATAAAGCCCTATCTGGTAGGCATGATAGATCCCCTCAGCTTCCGGGAGGAGGCGGTTAGGGGAAAGAAAGCCTCTCCGATGCAGTTCTACGTCACGAGCTTCATAGGGATACAGTTCCTCTTTGCGACCATGCTGACGGTATCTGGCCTCGTCTTCGAGGAGATAGAGAAGGGAACGCTGAGGAGGATAGCGGCTTCCCCGGCTACGGCCTGGGACTTCCTCACCGGCAAGATGATCTCGACCTTCATCGTGATAACCGTCAGCATACTGATAGGCGTGGGCTACTCAAAGCTCGTCTTTGGGGAGACGGTTTTCCCGGGTCCCCTCGGCTGGGCGATAATAGTTCTCGCGGCAGTGTTCTCGATGAGCCTGGGTCTGGCGATAGCAATGGGAACGAGGAGCATGAAGGCCACGAACGCCGTGGTGAACCTCATCTCGATGCCCCTCCTCTTCCTCGCAGGGGTGGTCATACCCGAGAGCATACTTCCCAACTGGGCTAAACCAATAGCCGAGTACTTCCCGCTCGGAAGGGCCCTCAAAGACCTCCGCCTCCTTGAGATATACCACAGGCCTCCCCAGGAAATCGCGCCCGATGTGGTCTGGCTGGCGGCCGGAGCCTTTGGAATGCTCATTGTTGCGGTGCTCCTCTACCGCTGGGCGATCAGGAGGCTCCAGTGA
- a CDS encoding ABC transporter ATP-binding protein, which translates to MRAIEIRGLKKSYGNFQALKGIDLEVEEGETFALLGPNGAGKTTLIRILAEGLAYDSGAVKVFGEPLSKKTARFIGYVPQESLAYDLLTVEENLGFYADLYNVPGERVGDLIGRLKLPPKKRAKELSGGFRRRLNLAVALLYEPKILILDEPSVGLDVPSRRELWDIIRGFRDEGKTVLLATHYMEEAEELADRVAIMNEGKVIAVGTPEELKRTAGSESVIHVEGILRGVQLLKKEFRAIEGENYIRVAVENAREVLPRLVEALVSAGSEIKSIRVEEPTLEDVFLKLTGRGLR; encoded by the coding sequence TTGAGGGCAATTGAGATCAGGGGCCTGAAGAAAAGCTACGGCAACTTTCAGGCCCTGAAGGGGATAGACCTTGAGGTTGAGGAGGGAGAAACATTCGCCCTTCTGGGCCCAAACGGGGCTGGAAAGACGACGCTGATAAGGATTCTGGCTGAGGGCCTTGCCTACGACTCTGGCGCGGTTAAAGTGTTCGGCGAGCCCCTATCCAAAAAGACGGCCCGCTTTATCGGCTACGTACCCCAGGAGAGCCTGGCCTACGATCTTCTTACCGTCGAGGAAAACCTCGGCTTTTATGCCGACCTCTACAACGTTCCCGGCGAGAGGGTAGGGGATCTCATCGGGAGGCTCAAGCTTCCACCAAAGAAGAGGGCGAAGGAGCTGAGCGGCGGCTTCAGGAGGAGGCTAAACCTGGCCGTAGCGCTCCTCTACGAACCCAAAATCCTCATTCTAGACGAACCCTCCGTGGGCCTCGACGTTCCTTCTAGGAGGGAGCTGTGGGATATCATCAGGGGGTTCAGGGACGAGGGAAAAACTGTTCTGCTGGCAACCCACTACATGGAAGAGGCAGAAGAGCTCGCCGATAGGGTGGCCATAATGAACGAGGGGAAGGTGATAGCAGTTGGAACCCCGGAGGAGCTCAAGAGGACGGCGGGCAGTGAGAGTGTAATTCACGTTGAGGGGATCCTGAGGGGAGTTCAGCTCCTCAAGAAAGAGTTCCGGGCGATAGAAGGGGAGAACTACATCAGAGTGGCCGTGGAGAACGCGAGGGAAGTCCTACCGAGGCTCGTTGAAGCGCTCGTGAGTGCTGGGAGCGAGATCAAGAGCATACGGGTGGAGGAGCCTACCCTGGAGGACGTTTTCCTGAAGCTCACCGGGAGGGGGCTGAGATGA
- the gcvPB gene encoding aminomethyl-transferring glycine dehydrogenase subunit GcvPB — MFRQAKWDEPTIFELSRSGRIGYTLPQPIEDVEVEIPEKLRRKSPLNLPELSEPEVVKHYTRLSEMNYGVDSGIYPLGSCTMKYNPKINEEIASHPGVAYIHPYQDERTVQGALKVMWELEGWLKEITGMDRFTLQPAAGANGEFTGVSIIRAYHLDRGETQRTEMIVPDSAHGTNPASSAMAGFKVIEIPSNENGTVDLEALENAVSERTAGLMLTNPNTLGIFEDEILEIAKIIHKAGGLLYYDGANLNAVLGKVRPGDMGFDVVHLNLHKTFSTPHGGGGPGSGPVGVKDFLKDYLPVPLVSYDEENDRYYLDYDVPKSIGKVKELYGNFAVMVRALTYLKIMGREGLREASEIAVLNANYITRKLNGTRGYELPGKELRKHETVFSAEPMKKETGVKALDVAKRLLDFGLHAPTIYFPLIVHEALMIEPTETVSKEELDAYVEALKKISEEAYTNPEIVKEAPHNTAVRRVDDVLAAKKPIITWRMYRELKEKGEVDY, encoded by the coding sequence ATGTTCCGCCAGGCCAAATGGGATGAGCCAACCATCTTTGAACTCTCACGCTCCGGGAGGATCGGCTACACCCTCCCACAGCCGATCGAGGACGTTGAGGTTGAGATTCCCGAGAAGCTTAGGAGAAAGAGCCCACTCAACCTCCCAGAGCTGAGCGAGCCGGAGGTAGTCAAGCACTACACTCGCCTAAGCGAGATGAACTACGGCGTCGATTCTGGCATCTATCCTCTCGGTTCGTGCACCATGAAGTACAACCCCAAGATAAACGAGGAAATAGCCTCCCATCCGGGTGTTGCCTACATCCACCCGTACCAGGACGAAAGAACCGTTCAGGGAGCGCTTAAAGTGATGTGGGAGCTCGAGGGGTGGCTGAAGGAAATAACCGGAATGGACCGCTTCACCCTCCAGCCCGCCGCTGGAGCCAACGGCGAGTTCACCGGCGTTTCTATAATAAGGGCCTACCACCTCGACCGGGGGGAGACGCAGAGGACTGAGATGATAGTTCCGGATTCCGCCCACGGAACCAACCCCGCTTCCTCTGCCATGGCCGGCTTCAAGGTCATTGAGATACCCTCCAACGAGAACGGAACCGTTGACCTTGAGGCCCTTGAGAACGCGGTGAGCGAGAGAACGGCAGGTTTGATGCTGACCAACCCGAACACCCTCGGCATCTTCGAGGACGAGATACTTGAGATTGCCAAGATCATTCACAAAGCCGGTGGTCTGCTCTACTACGATGGGGCCAACCTAAACGCAGTCCTTGGAAAGGTCAGGCCCGGCGATATGGGCTTCGACGTCGTCCACCTCAACCTCCACAAGACGTTCTCGACGCCGCACGGCGGAGGCGGCCCTGGAAGCGGTCCGGTTGGTGTTAAGGACTTCCTCAAGGACTACCTGCCGGTTCCGCTGGTTAGCTACGATGAGGAGAACGACCGCTACTATCTCGACTACGATGTTCCGAAGAGCATAGGCAAGGTGAAGGAACTCTACGGCAACTTCGCCGTAATGGTTCGGGCCCTGACCTACCTAAAGATAATGGGAAGGGAAGGCCTGAGGGAGGCCAGCGAGATAGCGGTTCTCAACGCCAACTACATCACCCGGAAGCTTAATGGAACGAGGGGCTACGAGCTTCCGGGGAAGGAGCTCAGGAAGCACGAGACTGTCTTCTCAGCCGAGCCTATGAAGAAGGAGACTGGCGTTAAGGCTCTTGACGTTGCCAAGAGGCTCCTCGACTTCGGATTACACGCACCGACCATATACTTCCCGCTGATAGTCCATGAGGCCCTCATGATTGAGCCGACTGAGACGGTGAGCAAGGAGGAGCTCGACGCCTACGTTGAGGCCCTCAAGAAGATAAGCGAGGAGGCCTACACGAATCCGGAAATCGTCAAGGAGGCCCCGCACAACACGGCAGTGAGAAGGGTGGACGACGTTCTGGCGGCTAAGAAGCCGATAATCACCTGGAGGATGTACAGGGAGCTCAAGGAGAAGGGAGAGGTCGACTACTGA
- a CDS encoding type II toxin-antitoxin system VapC family toxin: protein MTTSLRERVLVDSNVILELLRGNEKVKEKLGGLVREHQLAINPIIFSEVAFQLIAAKYVEEKGRYSAFDVKRELKKNEELLEYYRAFYTNFLLGGLMQGDLTVLEVDEETVKIANELMEKHRLLPNDALILATALKFGIRKIFTLNGDFDVGIVDVIKLGEGD, encoded by the coding sequence ATGACTACGTCCTTGAGAGAGCGGGTTCTCGTTGACAGCAACGTCATACTCGAGCTCCTCCGCGGCAACGAGAAGGTTAAGGAGAAGCTTGGAGGGCTAGTGAGAGAGCACCAGTTGGCAATAAACCCGATAATCTTCAGCGAGGTAGCCTTCCAGCTCATAGCAGCAAAGTACGTGGAAGAAAAGGGCCGCTACTCGGCATTTGACGTCAAGAGAGAGCTCAAGAAGAACGAAGAGCTACTGGAATACTACAGAGCATTCTATACAAACTTCCTGCTTGGCGGCCTGATGCAGGGTGATTTAACGGTGCTCGAAGTTGACGAAGAAACCGTGAAGATCGCCAACGAGCTGATGGAAAAGCACCGCCTCCTCCCGAACGATGCCCTGATCCTTGCCACGGCCCTGAAGTTTGGTATTAGGAAGATTTTCACCCTAAACGGAGATTTTGACGTTGGGATTGTTGACGTTATAAAGCTGGGGGAAGGTGATTGA
- a CDS encoding antitoxin family protein produces the protein MPVEAVYQGGVIKPVKPLNLKDGERVKVEVIRDFIEASFGILKQRKIGIKELEEAYYDYVLERAGSR, from the coding sequence ATGCCCGTTGAGGCCGTATACCAGGGGGGTGTTATAAAACCCGTCAAACCACTCAACCTGAAGGATGGTGAGAGGGTCAAAGTGGAGGTCATCAGGGATTTTATTGAGGCCAGCTTTGGCATACTGAAGCAGAGAAAAATAGGGATCAAGGAGCTGGAGGAGGCCTACTATGACTACGTCCTTGAGAGAGCGGGTTCTCGTTGA
- the gcvPA gene encoding aminomethyl-transferring glycine dehydrogenase subunit GcvPA, which yields MGKHYLPNLAHKDEMLKEIGFTSIEDLFSDVPEGMAKEFNLPEGKSEYEVFTELNKTLSKNKIVLEMPSFLGAGTYFHYVPAHVKYLIERSEFLTAYTPYQPEVSQGMLQALFEYQSLIAELVGLPIVNSSMYDWGTAMAEAALMSARVTKRKKFVVPKALSPEKKLVLKTYTAGPALETVEVPWDERGQMDVEKLKEAVKGAAGVYVEMPNFFGLLEENLREIGEIAHDAGALFVVGVDPTILGIVEAPGELGADIVVGEAAYFGNPMNFGGPRAGIFAVRNDRKLIRQMPGRIIGMTKDADGKRAFVMTLQTREQHIRRAKATSNICSNEALVAVAAAIHLATLGPKGIRELGEVILKNTAYLKKRLGEVAEVPFEGINFKDVPVKFEVPYSVIHERLLEKGIHGGYYLGEHFPELGETTLFAATETTRKEWVDGLIGALKEIIGEAEL from the coding sequence ATGGGCAAACACTACCTTCCCAACCTGGCCCATAAGGATGAGATGCTGAAAGAGATCGGGTTCACCTCGATTGAAGACCTCTTCTCCGACGTCCCTGAGGGAATGGCAAAGGAGTTCAACCTCCCAGAGGGGAAGAGCGAATACGAGGTCTTCACGGAGCTCAACAAGACGTTGAGCAAAAACAAGATAGTCCTCGAGATGCCGAGCTTTCTGGGAGCTGGGACATACTTCCACTACGTCCCTGCACACGTCAAGTACCTCATCGAGAGGAGCGAGTTCCTCACGGCCTACACTCCATATCAGCCCGAGGTAAGCCAAGGCATGCTCCAGGCACTCTTCGAGTACCAGAGCCTCATAGCCGAGCTCGTAGGCCTTCCCATCGTGAACTCCTCGATGTACGACTGGGGAACGGCGATGGCGGAAGCGGCCCTGATGAGCGCCCGCGTTACGAAGAGGAAAAAGTTCGTCGTTCCGAAGGCCCTAAGCCCCGAGAAAAAGCTCGTCCTCAAGACCTACACGGCCGGCCCGGCCCTTGAGACGGTAGAGGTTCCCTGGGACGAGAGGGGCCAGATGGACGTTGAGAAGCTCAAGGAGGCAGTTAAGGGAGCCGCAGGCGTTTACGTCGAGATGCCGAACTTCTTCGGCCTCCTAGAGGAGAACTTAAGGGAGATCGGGGAGATTGCCCACGATGCTGGCGCGCTATTTGTGGTCGGCGTAGATCCGACGATACTCGGAATAGTCGAGGCACCGGGAGAACTTGGGGCAGACATCGTTGTCGGTGAAGCGGCCTACTTCGGCAACCCCATGAACTTCGGCGGGCCCAGAGCCGGTATCTTCGCGGTTAGAAACGACAGGAAGCTGATAAGGCAGATGCCGGGAAGAATAATCGGCATGACGAAGGACGCGGACGGAAAGAGGGCCTTCGTGATGACGCTCCAGACGAGGGAGCAGCACATAAGAAGGGCCAAAGCAACGTCGAACATATGCTCAAACGAGGCCCTCGTTGCCGTTGCCGCCGCCATCCATCTCGCTACCCTAGGGCCAAAGGGAATTAGGGAGCTCGGCGAGGTCATCCTCAAGAACACTGCATACCTGAAGAAGCGCCTCGGTGAGGTTGCGGAGGTTCCCTTTGAGGGCATCAACTTCAAGGATGTTCCGGTTAAGTTTGAGGTTCCCTACAGCGTTATCCACGAGAGGCTCCTTGAAAAAGGAATCCACGGCGGCTACTACCTCGGAGAGCACTTCCCGGAGCTTGGAGAGACCACGCTCTTCGCCGCTACCGAAACCACGAGAAAGGAGTGGGTTGATGGTCTCATCGGTGCTCTAAAGGAGATAATAGGCGAGGCGGAGCTGTGA
- a CDS encoding DOMON domain-containing protein gives MGGKKGFVLVLVFLVLGSGCLGGGGDNLKHGPGTVPWIPDGRIDPGEYTVRKNSDGMSIYLRAENDTLYVAISSETRGWVAIGFGGGPGMKNTDIVIAYVLPNGTVEIRDSYSTGFSGPHNPDTFLGGRDDIASYGGRENENGTVVEFSRPLKTGDEYDYPVPIGRPFRVIWAYGPTDDFQSMHIKAGHVYVTLEGEG, from the coding sequence ATGGGCGGGAAAAAGGGATTCGTGCTGGTGCTGGTTTTTCTAGTACTGGGAAGTGGCTGTCTGGGAGGCGGAGGGGATAATTTAAAACATGGGCCTGGAACCGTCCCGTGGATACCCGATGGAAGGATAGACCCGGGGGAGTACACGGTGCGGAAGAACTCCGATGGCATGTCCATATACCTCCGCGCTGAGAACGACACCCTCTACGTCGCTATCTCCTCCGAGACCCGGGGCTGGGTGGCAATCGGCTTTGGAGGCGGGCCTGGCATGAAAAATACAGACATCGTGATAGCCTACGTCCTGCCCAACGGAACCGTCGAAATAAGGGATTCCTACTCAACGGGCTTTTCCGGGCCTCACAATCCGGACACGTTCCTCGGGGGACGCGATGATATAGCATCTTACGGCGGGCGGGAAAACGAGAACGGGACCGTTGTGGAGTTTTCACGGCCCCTGAAAACCGGCGACGAATACGATTATCCCGTACCCATTGGAAGGCCTTTCAGGGTGATTTGGGCCTACGGACCAACTGATGATTTTCAATCGATGCACATAAAAGCGGGGCACGTTTATGTAACGCTGGAGGGAGAGGGATGA
- a CDS encoding HAD family hydrolase, with protein MIIAFDFDGTLADTYSCIEEAFKRALERRYRWLPGKALWAKILAKIELQFERPSFGKHKKKGKPPFFLRTKFFETWFEERAKLTKPIDDSPELLKKLKEEGHTVISFSAEDFIDGMKVRRLKEMGIYDLFDDVIVFGRELTIDEAFKLVREKYGDDIFIWVDDKPWRFIGHGDENTEYVWYYFPFTAKFVEKNRERLALIPHLHVVRDLWSIFDVIERVKQERSV; from the coding sequence ATGATAATAGCTTTCGACTTCGACGGAACTCTTGCCGATACCTACTCATGCATCGAGGAGGCCTTCAAGCGCGCCCTGGAGAGGCGCTACCGCTGGCTTCCCGGAAAGGCTCTCTGGGCTAAAATTTTGGCTAAGATCGAGCTCCAGTTCGAGAGGCCCTCTTTCGGGAAGCACAAGAAGAAGGGCAAGCCACCTTTCTTCCTCAGGACTAAGTTCTTTGAAACCTGGTTCGAAGAGAGGGCGAAGCTGACGAAGCCGATAGACGATTCCCCGGAGCTGTTGAAGAAGCTCAAAGAAGAGGGCCACACCGTCATCTCCTTCTCTGCGGAGGACTTCATAGACGGCATGAAGGTCAGGAGGCTTAAGGAGATGGGGATCTACGACCTCTTCGACGATGTGATAGTCTTTGGCAGGGAGCTGACGATAGACGAGGCGTTCAAGCTTGTCCGCGAGAAATACGGGGATGATATCTTCATCTGGGTGGACGACAAGCCCTGGCGCTTCATAGGGCACGGCGATGAAAACACCGAGTACGTCTGGTACTACTTCCCCTTCACGGCGAAGTTCGTGGAGAAAAATAGGGAGCGTTTGGCTCTGATCCCTCACCTGCACGTGGTAAGGGATCTCTGGAGCATCTTCGACGTGATAGAGAGGGTCAAGCAGGAGCGCTCAGTCTGA